The following proteins are co-located in the Citrobacter freundii ATCC 8090 = MTCC 1658 = NBRC 12681 genome:
- the rpoC gene encoding DNA-directed RNA polymerase subunit beta' — protein MKDLLKFLKAQTKTEEFDAIKIALASPDMIRSWSFGEVKKPETINYRTFKPERDGLFCARIFGPVKDYECLCGKYKRLKHRGVICEKCGVEVTQTKVRRERMGHIELASPTAHIWFLKSLPSRIGLLLDMPLRDIERVLYFESYVVIEGGMTNLERQQILTEEQYLDALEEFGDEFDAKMGAEAIQALLKSMDLEQECETLREELNETNSETKRIKLLEAFVQSGNKPEWMILTVLPVLPPDLRPLVPLDGGRFATSDLNDLYRRVINRNNRLKRLLDLAAPDIIVRNEKRMLQEAVDALLDNGRRGRAITGSNKRPLKSLADMIKGKQGRFRQNLLGKRVDYSGRSVITVGPYLRLHQCGLPKKMALELFKPFIYGKLELRGLATTIKAAKKMVEREEAVVWDILDEVIREHPVLLNRAPTLHRLGIQAFEPVLIEGKAIQLHPLVCAAYNADFDGDQMAVHVPLTLEAQLEARALMMSTNNILSPANGEPIIVPSQDVVLGLYYMTRDCVNAKGEGMVLTGPKEAERIYRAGLASLHARVKVRITEYEKDENGEFVAHTSLKDTTVGRAILWMIVPKGLPFSIVNQALGKKAISKMLNTCYRILGLKPTVIFADQTMYTGFAYAARSGASVGIDDMVIPEKKHEIISEAEAEVAEIQEQFQSGLVTAGERYNKVIDIWAAANDRVSKAMMDNLQTETVINRDGVEEQQVSFNSIYMMADSGARGSAAQIRQLAGMRGLMAKPDGSIIETPITANFREGLNVLQYFISTHGARKGLADTALKTANSGYLTRRLVDVAQDLVVTEDDCGTLEGITMTPVIEGGDVKEPLRDRVLGRVTAEDVLKPGTADILVPRNTLLHEQWCDLLEENSVDSVKVRSVVSCDTDFGVCAHCYGRDLARGHIINKGEAIGVIAAQSIGEPGTQLTMRTFHIGGAASRAAAESSIQVKNKGSIRLSNAKSVVNSSGKLVITSRNTELKLIDEFGRTKESYKVPYGSVMAKGDGEQVAGGETVANWDPHTMPVITEVSGFVRFTDMIDGQTITRQTDELTGLSSLVVLDSAERTAGGKDLRPALKIVDAQGNDVLIPGTDMPAQYFLPGKAIVQLEDGVQISSGDTLARVPQESGGTKDITGGLPRVADLFEARRPKEPAILAEISGIISFGKETKGKRRLVITPVDGSEPYEEMIPKWRQLNVFEGERVERGDVVSDGPEAPHDILRLRGVHAVTRYIVNEVQDVYRLQGVKINDKHIEVIVRQMLRKATIESAGSSDFLEGEQVEYSRVKIANRELEANGKVGATFSRDLLGITKASLATESFISAASFQETTRVLTEAAVAGKRDELRGLKENVIVGRLIPAGTGYAYHQDRMRRRAAGELPAAPQVTAEDASASLAELLNAGLGGSDND, from the coding sequence GTGAAAGATTTATTAAAGTTTCTGAAAGCGCAGACTAAAACCGAAGAGTTTGATGCGATCAAAATTGCTCTGGCCTCGCCAGACATGATCCGTTCATGGTCTTTCGGTGAAGTTAAGAAGCCGGAAACCATCAACTACCGTACGTTCAAACCTGAACGTGACGGCCTTTTCTGCGCCCGTATCTTTGGGCCGGTAAAAGACTACGAGTGCCTGTGCGGTAAGTACAAGCGCCTGAAACACCGTGGTGTGATCTGTGAGAAGTGCGGCGTTGAAGTGACCCAGACTAAAGTACGCCGTGAGCGTATGGGCCACATCGAGCTGGCGTCTCCGACTGCTCACATCTGGTTCCTGAAATCTCTGCCGTCCCGTATCGGTTTGCTGCTTGATATGCCGCTGCGTGATATCGAACGCGTACTGTACTTCGAATCTTATGTGGTTATCGAAGGCGGTATGACTAACCTGGAACGTCAACAGATCCTGACTGAAGAGCAGTATCTGGACGCGCTGGAAGAGTTCGGTGACGAATTTGACGCGAAGATGGGTGCGGAAGCAATCCAGGCCCTGCTGAAGAGCATGGATCTGGAGCAAGAGTGTGAAACTCTGCGCGAAGAGCTGAACGAAACCAACTCCGAAACCAAGCGTATCAAACTGCTGGAAGCCTTCGTACAGTCTGGCAACAAGCCAGAGTGGATGATCCTGACCGTTCTGCCGGTTCTGCCGCCAGATCTGCGTCCGCTGGTTCCGCTGGATGGTGGTCGTTTCGCAACGTCGGATCTGAACGATCTGTATCGTCGCGTTATCAACCGTAACAACCGTCTGAAGCGTCTGCTGGATCTGGCTGCGCCGGACATCATCGTACGCAACGAAAAACGTATGCTGCAGGAAGCGGTTGACGCCCTGCTGGATAACGGTCGTCGCGGTCGTGCGATTACCGGTTCTAACAAACGTCCTCTGAAATCTTTGGCCGACATGATCAAAGGTAAGCAGGGTCGTTTCCGTCAGAACCTGCTCGGTAAGCGTGTTGACTACTCCGGTCGTTCTGTAATCACCGTAGGTCCATACCTGCGTCTGCATCAGTGCGGCCTGCCGAAGAAAATGGCACTGGAACTGTTCAAACCGTTCATCTACGGCAAGCTGGAACTGCGTGGCCTGGCCACCACCATCAAAGCCGCTAAGAAAATGGTTGAGCGTGAAGAAGCTGTCGTTTGGGATATCCTGGACGAAGTTATCCGCGAACACCCGGTACTGCTGAACCGTGCACCAACACTGCACCGTCTGGGTATCCAGGCATTTGAACCGGTACTGATCGAAGGTAAAGCTATCCAGCTTCACCCGCTGGTTTGTGCGGCATATAACGCCGACTTCGATGGTGACCAGATGGCTGTTCACGTACCGCTGACGCTGGAAGCCCAGCTCGAAGCGCGTGCGCTGATGATGTCTACCAACAACATCCTGTCTCCGGCGAACGGCGAACCTATCATCGTTCCGTCTCAGGACGTTGTATTGGGTCTGTACTACATGACCCGTGACTGTGTTAACGCCAAAGGCGAAGGCATGGTGCTGACTGGCCCGAAAGAAGCTGAGCGTATCTATCGCGCAGGTCTGGCCTCTCTGCATGCGCGCGTTAAAGTGCGTATCACTGAATACGAAAAAGATGAAAACGGCGAATTCGTTGCGCACACCAGTCTGAAAGACACGACCGTTGGTCGCGCCATTCTGTGGATGATCGTACCGAAAGGTCTGCCTTTCTCCATCGTCAACCAGGCGCTGGGCAAGAAAGCTATCTCCAAAATGCTGAACACCTGTTACCGCATTCTGGGCCTGAAGCCGACCGTTATCTTCGCTGACCAGACAATGTACACCGGCTTTGCTTATGCAGCGCGTTCAGGTGCATCTGTTGGTATTGATGACATGGTCATCCCAGAGAAGAAACACGAGATCATCTCTGAAGCGGAAGCTGAAGTTGCTGAGATCCAGGAGCAGTTCCAGTCCGGTCTGGTAACCGCGGGCGAACGCTATAACAAAGTTATCGATATCTGGGCTGCGGCAAACGATCGTGTATCCAAAGCGATGATGGATAACCTGCAAACCGAAACCGTTATTAACCGTGACGGCGTAGAAGAGCAGCAGGTTTCCTTCAACAGCATCTACATGATGGCCGACTCCGGTGCGCGTGGTTCTGCAGCACAGATTCGTCAGCTGGCCGGTATGCGTGGTCTGATGGCGAAGCCAGATGGCTCCATCATCGAAACGCCAATCACCGCGAACTTCCGTGAAGGTCTGAACGTACTCCAGTACTTCATCTCTACTCACGGTGCGCGTAAAGGTCTGGCGGATACCGCACTGAAAACAGCGAACTCCGGTTATCTGACTCGTCGTCTGGTCGACGTTGCGCAGGACCTGGTTGTTACTGAAGACGATTGCGGCACTCTGGAAGGCATCACCATGACCCCGGTTATCGAGGGTGGTGATGTTAAAGAGCCGCTGCGCGATCGCGTTCTGGGTCGTGTGACTGCTGAAGACGTTCTGAAGCCGGGTACGGCGGATATTCTGGTTCCACGCAACACGCTGCTGCACGAACAGTGGTGTGACCTGCTGGAAGAGAACTCCGTTGACTCCGTCAAAGTCCGTTCTGTTGTATCTTGTGACACCGACTTTGGTGTATGTGCGCACTGCTACGGTCGTGACCTGGCGCGTGGCCACATCATCAACAAAGGTGAAGCAATCGGCGTTATCGCGGCACAGTCCATCGGTGAACCGGGTACACAGCTGACGATGCGTACGTTCCACATCGGTGGTGCGGCATCTCGTGCGGCTGCTGAATCCAGCATTCAGGTGAAAAACAAAGGTAGCATCCGTCTGAGCAATGCGAAGTCGGTTGTGAACTCCAGCGGCAAACTGGTTATCACCTCACGTAACACCGAACTGAAACTGATCGACGAATTCGGCCGTACCAAAGAAAGCTATAAAGTGCCTTACGGCTCCGTTATGGCGAAAGGTGATGGCGAACAGGTTGCTGGCGGCGAAACCGTAGCAAACTGGGATCCGCACACCATGCCGGTTATCACCGAAGTGAGTGGTTTTGTCCGCTTCACTGACATGATCGACGGCCAGACCATTACTCGTCAGACCGACGAGCTGACCGGTCTGTCTTCTCTGGTGGTTCTGGATTCTGCAGAGCGTACTGCGGGTGGTAAAGACCTGCGTCCGGCACTGAAAATTGTTGATGCTCAGGGCAACGACGTTCTGATCCCAGGCACCGATATGCCTGCTCAGTACTTCCTGCCGGGTAAAGCGATTGTTCAGCTGGAAGATGGCGTACAGATCAGTTCTGGTGACACCCTGGCGCGTGTTCCGCAGGAATCCGGCGGTACCAAGGATATCACCGGTGGTCTGCCGCGCGTTGCTGACCTGTTCGAAGCACGTCGTCCGAAAGAGCCGGCAATCCTGGCTGAAATCAGCGGCATCATTTCCTTCGGTAAAGAAACCAAAGGTAAACGTCGTCTGGTTATCACCCCGGTAGACGGTAGCGAGCCGTACGAAGAGATGATTCCGAAATGGCGTCAGCTCAACGTGTTCGAAGGTGAACGTGTAGAACGTGGTGACGTGGTTTCCGACGGTCCGGAAGCGCCGCACGACATCCTGCGTCTGCGTGGTGTGCATGCTGTAACTCGTTACATTGTTAACGAAGTTCAGGACGTATACCGTCTGCAGGGTGTTAAGATTAACGATAAACACATCGAAGTTATCGTTCGTCAGATGCTGCGTAAAGCCACCATCGAAAGCGCTGGTAGCTCCGACTTCCTGGAAGGCGAGCAGGTTGAATACTCCCGCGTCAAGATCGCTAACCGCGAGCTGGAAGCGAACGGCAAAGTGGGTGCAACGTTCTCCCGCGATCTGCTGGGTATCACCAAAGCGTCTCTGGCAACCGAGTCCTTCATCTCTGCAGCATCGTTCCAGGAAACCACGCGTGTCCTGACCGAAGCCGCTGTTGCAGGTAAACGTGATGAACTGCGCGGTCTGAAAGAGAACGTAATCGTGGGTCGTCTGATCCCGGCAGGTACCGGTTACGCGTACCACCAGGATCGTATGCGCCGTCGCGCAGCGGGCGAACTGCCAGCTGCACCGCAGGTGACTGCTGAAGATGCGTCTGCCAGCCTGGCAGAACTGCTGAACGCAGGCCTGGGCGGTTCTGACAACGATTAA
- the rpoB gene encoding DNA-directed RNA polymerase subunit beta has product MVYSYTEKKRIRKDFGKRPQVLDIPYLLSIQLDSFQKFIEQDPEGQYGLEAAFRSVFPIQSYSGNSELQYVSYRLGEPVFDVQECQIRGVTYSAPLRVKLRLVIYEREAPEGTVKDIKEQEVYMGEIPLMTDNGTFVINGTERVIVSQLHRSPGVFFDSDKGKTHSSGKVLYNARIIPYRGSWLDFEFDPKDNLFVRIDRRRKLPATIILRALNYTTEQILDLFFEKVVFEIRDNKLQMELVPERLRGETASFDIEANGKVYVEKGRRITARHIRQLEKDDIKHIEVPVEYIAGKVAAKDYVDESTGELICAANMELSLDLLAKLSQSGHKRIETLFTNDLDHGPYISETVRVDPTNDRLSALVEIYRMMRPGEPPTREAAESLFENLFFSEDRYDLSAVGRMKFNRSLLRDEIEGSGILSKDDIIEVMKKLIDIRNGKGEVDDIDHLGNRRIRSVGEMAENQFRVGLVRVERAVKERLSLGDLDTLMPQDMINAKPISAAVKEFFGSSQLSQFMDQNNPLSEITHKRRISALGPGGLTRERAGFEVRDVHPTHYGRVCPIETPEGPNIGLINSLSVYAQTNEYGFLETPYRKVTDGVVTDEIHYLSAIEEGNYVIAQANSNLDDEGHFVEDLVTCRSKGESSLFSRDQVDYMDVSTQQVVSVGASLIPFLEHDDANRALMGANMQRQAVPTLRADKPLVGTGMERAVAVDSGVTAVAKRGGTVQYVDASRIVIKVNEDEMYPGEAGIDIYNLTKYTRSNQNTCINQMPCVSLGEPVERGDVLADGPSTDLGELALGQNMRVAFMPWNGYNFEDSILVSERVVQEDRFTTIHIQELACVSRDTKLGPEEITADIPNVGEAALSKLDESGIVYIGAEVTGGDILVGKVTPKGETQLTPEEKLLRAIFGEKASDVKDSSLRVPNGVSGTIIDVQVFTRDGVEKDKRALEIEEMQLKQAKKDLSEELQILEAGLFSRIYAVLVSGGVEAEKLDKLPRDRWLELGLTDEEKQNQLEQLAEQYDELKHEFEKKLEAKRRKITQGDDLAPGVLKIVKVYLAVKRRIQPGDKMAGRHGNKGVISKINPIEDMPHDANGTPVDIVLNPLGVPSRMNIGQILETHLGMAAKGIGDKINAMLKQQQEVAKLREFIQRAYDLGSDVRQKVDLNTFSDEEVLRLAENLKKGMPIATPVFDGAKESEIKELLQLGGLPTSGQITLFDGRTGEQFERQVTVGYMYMLKLNHLVDDKMHARSTGSYSLVTQQPLGGKAQFGGQRFGEMEVWALEAYGAAYTLQEMLTVKSDDVNGRTKMYKNIVDGNHQMEPGMPESFNVLLKEIRSLGINIELEDE; this is encoded by the coding sequence ATGGTTTACTCCTATACCGAGAAAAAACGTATTCGTAAGGATTTTGGTAAACGTCCACAAGTGTTGGACATACCTTATCTCCTTTCTATCCAGCTTGACTCGTTTCAGAAGTTCATCGAGCAAGATCCTGAAGGGCAGTATGGTCTGGAAGCAGCTTTCCGTTCCGTTTTCCCGATTCAGAGCTACAGCGGTAATTCCGAGCTGCAATACGTCAGCTACCGCCTTGGCGAACCGGTGTTTGACGTTCAGGAATGTCAGATCCGTGGCGTGACCTATTCCGCACCGCTGCGCGTAAAACTGCGTCTGGTGATCTACGAGCGCGAAGCGCCGGAAGGCACCGTAAAAGACATTAAAGAACAAGAAGTCTACATGGGCGAAATTCCGCTCATGACTGACAACGGTACCTTTGTAATCAATGGTACTGAGCGTGTTATCGTTTCTCAGCTGCACCGTAGTCCTGGCGTCTTCTTTGACTCCGACAAAGGTAAAACCCACTCTTCGGGTAAAGTGCTGTATAACGCGCGCATCATCCCTTACCGTGGTTCCTGGCTGGACTTCGAATTCGATCCGAAGGACAACCTGTTCGTACGTATTGACCGTCGCCGTAAACTGCCTGCGACCATTATTCTGCGTGCACTGAACTACACCACTGAGCAGATCCTTGACCTGTTCTTTGAAAAAGTTGTTTTCGAAATTCGCGACAACAAGCTGCAGATGGAACTGGTGCCGGAACGCCTGCGTGGTGAAACCGCCTCCTTTGACATTGAAGCTAACGGCAAAGTCTACGTCGAAAAAGGCCGTCGCATCACTGCGCGCCACATTCGCCAACTGGAAAAAGACGATATCAAACATATCGAAGTTCCGGTTGAATACATTGCTGGTAAAGTTGCGGCTAAAGACTACGTTGACGAATCTACTGGCGAGTTGATCTGCGCAGCTAACATGGAGCTGAGCCTGGATCTGCTGGCTAAGCTGAGCCAGTCTGGTCACAAGCGTATCGAAACGCTGTTCACTAACGATCTGGACCACGGTCCGTACATTTCTGAAACTGTACGCGTCGACCCAACCAACGATCGTCTGAGCGCACTGGTAGAAATCTACCGCATGATGCGTCCTGGTGAGCCGCCGACTCGTGAAGCTGCTGAAAGCCTGTTCGAGAACCTGTTCTTCTCCGAAGACCGCTATGACCTGTCTGCGGTCGGTCGTATGAAGTTCAACCGTTCTCTGCTGCGCGACGAAATCGAAGGTTCCGGTATCCTGAGCAAAGACGACATCATCGAAGTGATGAAGAAGCTCATCGATATCCGTAACGGTAAAGGCGAAGTCGATGATATCGACCACCTCGGCAACCGTCGTATCCGTTCCGTAGGCGAAATGGCGGAAAACCAGTTCCGCGTTGGCCTGGTACGTGTTGAGCGTGCGGTGAAAGAGCGTCTGTCTCTGGGCGATCTGGATACCCTGATGCCTCAGGATATGATCAACGCCAAGCCGATTTCTGCAGCAGTGAAAGAGTTCTTTGGTTCCAGCCAGCTGTCTCAGTTTATGGACCAGAACAACCCGCTGTCTGAGATTACGCACAAACGTCGTATCTCTGCACTCGGCCCAGGCGGTCTGACCCGTGAACGCGCAGGCTTCGAAGTTCGAGACGTACACCCGACTCACTACGGTCGCGTATGTCCAATCGAAACGCCTGAAGGTCCGAACATCGGTCTGATCAACTCCCTGTCCGTGTATGCACAGACTAACGAATACGGCTTCCTCGAGACTCCGTACCGTAAAGTGACCGACGGTGTTGTAACTGACGAAATTCATTACCTGTCTGCTATCGAAGAAGGCAACTACGTTATCGCTCAGGCGAACTCCAACCTGGATGACGAAGGCCACTTTGTAGAAGATCTGGTTACCTGCCGTAGCAAAGGCGAATCCAGCTTGTTCAGCCGTGATCAGGTTGACTACATGGACGTATCCACCCAGCAGGTGGTATCCGTCGGTGCGTCCCTGATCCCGTTCCTGGAACACGATGACGCCAACCGTGCATTGATGGGTGCGAACATGCAACGTCAGGCGGTTCCGACTCTGCGCGCTGATAAGCCGCTGGTTGGTACCGGTATGGAACGTGCTGTTGCCGTTGACTCCGGTGTTACTGCAGTTGCTAAACGTGGCGGTACTGTTCAGTACGTGGATGCTTCCCGTATCGTTATCAAAGTTAACGAAGACGAGATGTACCCGGGCGAAGCAGGTATCGACATTTATAACCTGACCAAATACACCCGTTCTAACCAGAACACCTGTATCAACCAGATGCCTTGCGTATCTCTGGGCGAGCCGGTTGAACGTGGTGATGTGCTGGCTGACGGTCCGTCCACCGACCTCGGTGAACTGGCGCTGGGCCAGAACATGCGCGTGGCATTCATGCCATGGAATGGTTACAACTTCGAAGACTCCATCCTCGTATCCGAGCGTGTTGTTCAGGAAGACCGTTTCACCACCATCCACATTCAGGAACTGGCATGTGTGTCCCGTGACACCAAGCTGGGGCCAGAAGAGATCACCGCTGACATCCCGAACGTGGGTGAAGCTGCGCTCTCCAAACTGGATGAATCCGGTATCGTTTATATCGGTGCGGAAGTGACCGGTGGTGACATTCTGGTTGGTAAGGTAACGCCGAAAGGTGAGACCCAACTGACGCCAGAAGAGAAGCTGCTGCGTGCGATCTTCGGTGAAAAAGCGTCTGACGTTAAAGACTCTTCTCTGCGCGTGCCAAACGGTGTTTCCGGTACGATTATCGACGTTCAGGTCTTTACTCGCGATGGCGTAGAAAAAGACAAACGTGCGCTGGAAATCGAAGAGATGCAGCTGAAGCAGGCGAAAAAAGACCTGTCTGAAGAACTGCAGATCCTCGAAGCTGGCCTGTTCAGCCGTATCTACGCTGTGCTGGTTTCTGGTGGTGTTGAAGCTGAGAAGCTCGACAAACTGCCGCGCGACCGCTGGTTAGAACTCGGCCTGACCGACGAAGAGAAACAGAATCAGCTGGAACAGCTGGCTGAACAGTACGACGAACTGAAGCACGAGTTTGAGAAAAAACTCGAAGCGAAACGCCGTAAAATCACTCAGGGCGACGATCTGGCACCGGGCGTGCTGAAGATTGTTAAGGTTTATCTGGCGGTTAAACGTCGGATCCAGCCTGGTGATAAGATGGCAGGTCGTCACGGTAACAAGGGTGTAATCTCTAAGATCAACCCGATCGAAGATATGCCACACGATGCTAACGGTACGCCGGTAGATATCGTACTGAACCCGCTGGGCGTACCATCGCGTATGAACATCGGTCAGATCCTTGAAACCCACCTGGGTATGGCTGCAAAAGGTATCGGCGATAAGATCAACGCCATGCTGAAACAGCAACAGGAAGTCGCGAAACTGCGCGAATTCATCCAGCGTGCTTACGATCTGGGTTCAGATGTTCGTCAGAAAGTTGACCTGAATACCTTCAGTGATGAAGAAGTTCTGCGTCTGGCTGAAAACCTGAAAAAAGGTATGCCGATCGCAACGCCGGTATTCGACGGTGCGAAAGAGTCTGAAATCAAGGAACTGTTACAGCTGGGTGGCCTGCCGACTTCCGGTCAGATCACACTGTTCGACGGTCGTACCGGTGAGCAGTTCGAGCGCCAGGTTACCGTTGGCTACATGTACATGCTGAAACTGAACCACCTGGTTGATGACAAGATGCATGCGCGTTCTACCGGTTCTTACAGCCTGGTTACTCAGCAGCCGCTGGGTGGTAAGGCGCAGTTCGGTGGTCAGCGCTTCGGGGAGATGGAAGTGTGGGCGCTGGAAGCATATGGCGCAGCATACACCCTGCAGGAAATGCTCACCGTTAAGTCTGATGACGTGAACGGTCGTACTAAGATGTATAAAAACATCGTGGACGGCAACCATCAGATGGAACCAGGCATGCCGGAATCCTTCAACGTACTGTTGAAAGAGATTCGTTCGCTGGGTATCAACATCGAGCTGGAAGACGAGTAA
- the rplL gene encoding 50S ribosomal protein L7/L12 — MSITKDQIIEAVSAMSVMDVVELISAMEEKFGVSAAAAVAVAAGPAEAAEEKTEFDVILKAAGANKVAVIKAVRGATGLGLKEAKDLVESAPAALKEGISKDDAEALKKSLEEAGAEVEVK, encoded by the coding sequence ATGTCTATCACTAAAGATCAAATCATTGAAGCAGTATCCGCTATGTCCGTAATGGACGTTGTAGAACTGATCTCTGCAATGGAAGAAAAATTCGGTGTTTCCGCTGCTGCTGCTGTAGCTGTAGCTGCTGGCCCGGCTGAAGCTGCTGAAGAAAAAACTGAATTCGACGTAATTCTGAAAGCTGCTGGCGCTAACAAAGTTGCTGTTATCAAAGCAGTACGTGGCGCAACTGGCCTGGGTCTGAAAGAAGCTAAAGACCTGGTAGAATCTGCTCCGGCTGCCCTGAAAGAAGGCATCAGCAAAGACGACGCAGAAGCACTGAAAAAATCTCTGGAAGAAGCTGGCGCTGAAGTTGAAGTTAAATAA
- the rplJ gene encoding 50S ribosomal protein L10 produces MALNLQDKQAIVAEVSEVAKGALSAVVADSRGVTVDKMTELRKAGREAGVYMRVVRNTLLRRVVEGTQFECLKDTFVGPTLIAYSMEHPGAAARLFKEFAKANAKFEVKAAAFEGELIPASQIDRLATLPTYEEAIARLMATMKEASAGKLVRTLAAVRDAKEAA; encoded by the coding sequence ATGGCTTTAAATCTTCAAGACAAACAAGCGATTGTTGCTGAAGTCAGCGAAGTAGCCAAAGGCGCGCTGTCTGCAGTAGTTGCGGATTCCCGTGGCGTAACTGTAGATAAAATGACTGAACTGCGTAAAGCAGGTCGTGAAGCTGGCGTATACATGCGTGTTGTTCGTAACACCCTGCTGCGCCGCGTCGTTGAAGGTACTCAGTTCGAGTGCCTGAAAGACACGTTTGTTGGTCCGACCCTGATTGCATACTCTATGGAACACCCGGGCGCTGCTGCTCGTCTGTTCAAAGAGTTCGCGAAAGCGAATGCAAAATTTGAGGTCAAAGCCGCAGCCTTTGAAGGTGAATTGATCCCGGCATCGCAAATCGATCGCCTGGCAACTCTGCCGACCTACGAAGAAGCAATTGCACGCCTGATGGCAACCATGAAAGAAGCTTCGGCTGGCAAACTGGTTCGTACTCTGGCTGCTGTACGCGATGCGAAAGAAGCTGCTTAA
- the rplA gene encoding 50S ribosomal protein L1 — MAKLTKRMRVIRDKVDATKQYDINEAIALLKELATAKFVESVDVAVNLGIDARKSDQNVRGATVLPHGTGRSVRVAVFAQGANAEAAKAAGAELVGMEDLADQIKKGEMNFDVVIASPDAMRVVGQLGQVLGPRGLMPNPKVGTVTPNVAEAVKNAKAGQVRYRNDKNGIIHTTIGKVDFDADKLKENLESLLVALKKAKPTQAKGVYIKKVSISTTMGAGVAVDQSGLTATVAN, encoded by the coding sequence ATGGCTAAACTGACCAAGCGTATGCGCGTGATCCGTGACAAAGTTGATGCAACTAAACAGTACGACATCAACGAAGCTATTGCTCTGCTGAAAGAGCTGGCCACTGCTAAATTCGTAGAAAGCGTAGACGTTGCCGTTAACCTCGGTATCGATGCTCGTAAATCTGACCAGAACGTACGTGGTGCAACTGTACTGCCGCACGGTACTGGCCGTTCCGTTCGCGTAGCCGTATTTGCCCAGGGCGCAAACGCTGAAGCTGCTAAAGCTGCAGGCGCTGAGCTGGTAGGTATGGAAGATCTGGCTGACCAGATCAAGAAAGGCGAAATGAACTTTGACGTTGTTATTGCTTCCCCGGATGCAATGCGCGTTGTTGGCCAGTTGGGTCAGGTTCTGGGCCCGCGCGGCCTGATGCCAAACCCGAAAGTTGGTACTGTAACCCCTAACGTTGCTGAAGCGGTTAAGAACGCTAAAGCAGGTCAGGTTCGTTACCGTAACGACAAAAACGGCATCATCCATACCACCATCGGTAAAGTGGATTTTGACGCTGACAAACTGAAAGAAAACCTGGAATCTCTGCTGGTTGCGCTGAAAAAAGCGAAACCGACTCAGGCTAAAGGCGTGTACATCAAGAAAGTTAGCATCTCCACCACCATGGGTGCTGGTGTTGCCGTTGATCAGTCCGGTCTGACTGCGACTGTGGCGAACTAA
- the rplK gene encoding 50S ribosomal protein L11, with translation MAKKVQAYVKLQVAAGMANPSPPVGPALGQQGVNIMEFCKAFNAKTDSMEKGLPIPVVITVYADRSFTFVTKTPPAAVLLKKAAGIKSGSGKPNKDKVGKISRAQLQEIAQTKAADMTGSDIEAMTRSIEGTARSMGLVVED, from the coding sequence ATGGCTAAGAAAGTCCAGGCCTACGTCAAGCTGCAAGTTGCAGCTGGTATGGCTAACCCGAGTCCGCCGGTAGGTCCAGCACTGGGTCAACAAGGCGTGAACATCATGGAATTCTGCAAAGCGTTCAACGCAAAAACTGATTCCATGGAAAAAGGTCTGCCGATCCCGGTTGTTATCACCGTTTACGCTGACCGTTCTTTCACTTTCGTTACCAAAACGCCTCCGGCAGCAGTTCTGCTGAAGAAAGCGGCTGGTATCAAGTCTGGTTCCGGTAAGCCGAACAAAGACAAAGTGGGTAAAATTTCCCGCGCTCAGCTGCAGGAAATCGCGCAGACCAAAGCTGCCGACATGACTGGTTCCGACATTGAAGCGATGACTCGCTCCATTGAAGGTACTGCACGTTCCATGGGCCTGGTAGTGGAGGACTAA
- the nusG gene encoding transcription termination/antitermination protein NusG, which yields MSEAPKKRWYVVQAFSGFEGRVATSLREYIKLQNMEELFGEVMVPTEEVVEIRGGQRRKSERKFFPGYVLVQMVMNDASWHLVRSVPRVMGFIGGTSDRPAPISDKEVDAIMNRLQQVGDKPRPKTMFEPGEMVRVSDGPFADFNGVVEEVDYEKSRLKVSVSIFGRATPVELDFAQVEKA from the coding sequence ATGTCTGAAGCCCCTAAAAAGCGCTGGTACGTCGTTCAGGCGTTTTCCGGTTTTGAAGGCCGCGTAGCCACGTCGCTGCGCGAATATATCAAGTTACAAAATATGGAAGAGCTGTTTGGCGAAGTCATGGTGCCGACCGAAGAAGTGGTCGAAATCCGTGGTGGCCAGCGTCGCAAGAGCGAACGTAAATTCTTCCCGGGCTATGTACTGGTCCAGATGGTGATGAATGACGCAAGCTGGCACCTGGTGCGTAGCGTGCCGCGTGTGATGGGCTTTATCGGTGGTACATCTGACCGTCCGGCGCCGATCAGCGACAAAGAAGTTGATGCGATCATGAACCGTCTGCAGCAGGTTGGTGATAAACCGCGTCCGAAAACGATGTTTGAGCCAGGTGAAATGGTTCGCGTTAGTGACGGTCCGTTTGCTGACTTTAACGGCGTGGTTGAAGAAGTGGACTACGAGAAGTCCCGCCTGAAAGTCTCTGTTTCTATCTTTGGTCGTGCGACCCCGGTAGAACTGGACTTTGCCCAGGTAGAAAAAGCCTAA